The Chelatococcus sp. HY11 genome includes a window with the following:
- a CDS encoding methyltransferase domain-containing protein yields the protein MPVDVVDLKSFYATPLGVVARRLVGRAIDSLWGDMPRQRLLGIGYATPYLAPFRPRMERTLAFMPAMQGVVNWPPNGISSSALVDPAMQPLLDASMDRVIIVHALETSDAPEDLLSEVWRILTPGGRMIVVVPNRRGLWARMDTTPFGQGLPYSRSQLTGLLRRSLFSPENWGEALYVPPLRGRLFLRAAVAWERAGARLSLPFAGVHVMEATKQLHRPVTVRKVRRSRSLSPVLLPTPGPPVPTGRVPGACRSPDVPT from the coding sequence ATGCCTGTCGATGTCGTCGATCTGAAGAGCTTCTACGCGACGCCGCTCGGCGTGGTCGCGCGCCGGTTGGTGGGCCGTGCCATCGACAGCCTGTGGGGCGACATGCCGCGCCAGCGGCTTCTCGGTATCGGCTATGCGACACCCTATCTCGCGCCCTTCCGCCCGCGCATGGAACGGACGCTCGCCTTCATGCCCGCCATGCAAGGGGTGGTGAACTGGCCGCCGAACGGCATTTCCTCGTCAGCGCTCGTGGACCCGGCCATGCAGCCGCTGCTCGATGCGTCGATGGATCGTGTCATCATCGTGCATGCGCTGGAGACGAGCGATGCGCCGGAGGACCTGCTATCGGAAGTGTGGCGCATCCTGACGCCGGGCGGGCGGATGATCGTGGTGGTGCCCAACCGGCGCGGTCTTTGGGCGCGCATGGATACCACGCCCTTCGGGCAAGGCCTGCCCTACAGCCGCTCGCAGCTGACGGGGCTGCTCAGACGCAGCCTGTTTTCGCCTGAGAACTGGGGAGAGGCGCTCTATGTGCCGCCCCTGCGCGGCCGCCTGTTCCTGCGGGCCGCGGTGGCCTGGGAACGGGCCGGCGCCCGGCTTTCGCTTCCCTTCGCGGGTGTCCACGTGATGGAGGCGACCAAGCAACTCCACCGGCCTGTCACGGTCCGCAAAGTCCGTCGCTCACGAAGCCTCAGCCCGGTTCTCCTGCCGACGCCCGGCCCCCCGGTCCCCACGGGACGCGTGCCGGGCGCGTGCCGAAGCCCCGACGTTCCGACATGA
- a CDS encoding acetyl-CoA carboxylase carboxyltransferase subunit alpha: MRSYLDFEKPVAELEAKVEELRALAQSGDAVAIGEEIGKLEAKASRALDELYAALTPWQKALVARHPQRPHFIDYCAALIDDFTPLAGDRKFGEDEAIVGGFGRFRGESVCVIGQEKGSNTEERIRHNFGMAKPEGYRKAVRLMELAGRFSLPVITFVDTAGAYPGINAEERGQAEAIARSTEACLALPTASVSVIIGEGGSGGAIALATTNKVLMLEHSIYSVISPEGAASILWRDSSRAQDAATGMKITAQDLLKFGVIDAIIAEPSGGAHRDATQAIAATGDAIAASFQDLAGLSPEEVRDRRADKFLAIGRRL, from the coding sequence ATGCGCAGCTATCTCGATTTTGAAAAACCCGTCGCTGAACTCGAGGCCAAGGTCGAGGAGCTGCGAGCGTTGGCCCAGTCCGGCGATGCCGTTGCCATCGGCGAGGAGATCGGCAAGTTGGAGGCCAAGGCCTCGCGCGCTTTGGACGAGCTCTACGCCGCGCTGACCCCATGGCAGAAGGCGCTGGTTGCACGTCATCCGCAGCGACCGCATTTCATCGACTACTGCGCCGCATTGATCGACGATTTCACCCCCCTCGCGGGCGATCGCAAATTCGGTGAGGATGAGGCGATCGTCGGCGGGTTCGGTCGCTTCCGTGGCGAAAGTGTCTGCGTGATCGGCCAGGAAAAGGGCTCGAACACCGAGGAGCGCATCCGCCACAATTTCGGCATGGCAAAGCCCGAGGGCTACCGCAAGGCGGTACGCCTCATGGAGCTCGCCGGACGCTTCTCGCTGCCGGTCATCACTTTCGTCGACACGGCGGGCGCCTATCCCGGCATCAATGCCGAGGAACGTGGCCAGGCCGAAGCCATTGCCCGTTCGACGGAGGCCTGTCTCGCGCTGCCGACCGCGAGCGTTTCCGTCATCATCGGTGAGGGCGGCTCCGGCGGCGCCATCGCGCTCGCCACCACCAACAAGGTCTTGATGCTGGAGCATTCGATCTATTCGGTGATCTCGCCGGAAGGCGCGGCCTCCATTCTCTGGCGCGATTCCTCCCGCGCCCAGGATGCCGCCACCGGCATGAAAATTACCGCGCAGGACCTCCTGAAATTCGGTGTGATCGATGCGATCATCGCCGAGCCGTCAGGCGGCGCGCATCGGGATGCGACCCAGGCGATCGCGGCAACCGGCGACGCCATCGCGGCCAGTTTCCAGGATCTCGCGGGCCTCTCTCCCGAGGAGGTCCGCGACCGCCGGGCTGACAAATTCCTGGCGATCGGCAGACGGTTGTGA
- a CDS encoding murein L,D-transpeptidase family protein codes for MFKRVALIAVVGLGLASCQDGNGYNRSARANAPLPAATLALMSEKGMTKSSPILIRAYKKEAELEVWKKDNTGRYALLKTYPICRWSGQLGPKVREGDRQAPEGFYNITPAQMNPNSQFFLSFDTGFPNAYDRANGRTGSFLMVHGACSSRGCYSMTDEQIAEIYALGREAFGGGQRSFQFQAYPFRMTPENMAKHRKDPNIAFWQMLKRGSDNFEVTREEPKVGVCGRQYVFNAVSASGIRLDPVAACPTLREDEAVASAVKAKQHRDDAKVAELVRSGTSAVRLVYQDGGQHKSFSSASNGFGGSDGGVMMFAARSSARPLENVSRPEALMNGPEEIVLEEGVAPKAAQPVTAVASMAPAAKPAVADVVSTSSTVRDEATTPAPVLAAVGAGESVAPKKSLFQRVMSWADAPTKPAAPAAEAISQTVPAAAPLPPQRQQSSNSGKTTSTDKRAELPAKDANEASSRSVWPLSLF; via the coding sequence ATGTTCAAGCGCGTCGCATTGATCGCCGTCGTGGGATTAGGCCTCGCCTCCTGCCAGGACGGGAACGGCTACAATCGCAGCGCCCGTGCAAACGCTCCGCTGCCCGCTGCTACGCTGGCGCTCATGTCCGAGAAGGGCATGACAAAGTCTTCTCCCATTCTCATCCGCGCCTATAAGAAGGAGGCGGAGCTTGAGGTCTGGAAGAAGGACAACACGGGCCGTTACGCGCTTCTGAAGACCTATCCCATCTGCCGCTGGTCGGGTCAGCTCGGCCCGAAGGTGCGCGAGGGCGACCGGCAGGCGCCGGAAGGCTTCTACAATATCACGCCGGCGCAGATGAATCCGAACTCGCAGTTCTTCCTCTCGTTCGACACCGGCTTCCCCAACGCCTATGACCGGGCGAACGGCCGCACCGGGTCCTTCCTCATGGTGCATGGCGCGTGCTCGTCGCGCGGCTGCTATTCCATGACGGATGAGCAGATTGCGGAAATCTACGCGCTTGGCCGCGAGGCCTTCGGCGGCGGTCAGCGTTCCTTCCAGTTCCAGGCCTATCCCTTCCGGATGACCCCGGAGAACATGGCCAAGCACCGCAAGGATCCCAATATCGCCTTCTGGCAGATGTTGAAGCGCGGTTCCGACAATTTCGAGGTGACGCGCGAGGAGCCGAAGGTCGGCGTCTGCGGTCGCCAGTATGTCTTCAACGCCGTCTCAGCGAGCGGCATCCGGCTCGATCCCGTTGCGGCTTGCCCCACCCTGCGCGAGGACGAGGCCGTGGCTTCGGCCGTGAAGGCGAAGCAGCACCGGGATGACGCTAAGGTCGCCGAGCTGGTGCGCTCGGGCACCTCGGCCGTCCGCCTGGTTTATCAGGATGGCGGGCAGCATAAGTCCTTCAGCTCTGCGTCCAACGGCTTCGGCGGTTCGGATGGCGGCGTCATGATGTTCGCCGCGCGCAGCAGCGCGAGGCCCCTCGAGAACGTGAGCCGTCCGGAAGCGCTGATGAACGGGCCGGAGGAAATCGTGCTGGAGGAGGGCGTCGCGCCAAAGGCGGCGCAGCCTGTGACAGCCGTCGCTTCGATGGCGCCCGCGGCCAAGCCGGCGGTAGCCGACGTGGTATCGACATCGTCGACGGTGCGTGACGAGGCGACAACGCCTGCGCCGGTTCTCGCCGCTGTCGGGGCGGGTGAGAGCGTTGCTCCGAAGAAGTCATTGTTCCAGCGCGTGATGTCCTGGGCGGACGCGCCCACGAAACCTGCGGCGCCGGCGGCAGAGGCCATCTCGCAGACGGTGCCCGCCGCGGCTCCGCTGCCTCCGCAGCGGCAGCAGTCGTCCAACAGTGGAAAGACGACATCAACCGACAAACGCGCGGAATTGCCCGCGAAGGATGCAAACGAGGCATCATCGCGCAGTGTGTGGCCGCTCTCCCTGTTCTAA
- a CDS encoding transglycosylase SLT domain-containing protein, with protein MVVRTGVPVAALTVAVLAMGQALAAPENGQAPKPVATPAEAAVAPAPKPATPEASVPSPGRDKVRLRALVREQALKSGLPPQIADAVAEVESAYNISASGSYGEVGLMQVLPSTARMLGFSGSLAELAEPATNIRYGITYLTGAWRLAGGDICTTVMKYRAGHGETRFSYRSVHYCQRVRAILTAQGYPVTGEVPTPTFGDPVVGAIGPVARGKTGRRKSRVNWATYDSRMRNLTKVGSSTLRIMQ; from the coding sequence ATGGTGGTCAGGACCGGTGTCCCCGTCGCAGCTTTAACCGTCGCTGTCCTCGCGATGGGGCAAGCGCTTGCCGCGCCCGAGAACGGTCAGGCGCCCAAGCCGGTAGCGACGCCGGCCGAGGCCGCGGTTGCGCCCGCGCCAAAGCCCGCAACGCCGGAAGCCTCCGTTCCATCACCCGGTCGGGACAAGGTGCGATTGCGGGCGCTCGTCCGCGAGCAGGCGTTGAAATCAGGCTTGCCGCCTCAGATCGCCGACGCGGTCGCGGAGGTCGAGAGCGCCTATAACATTTCTGCGTCAGGCAGTTATGGAGAAGTCGGGCTGATGCAGGTGTTGCCTTCGACTGCACGGATGCTCGGCTTCAGCGGCTCGCTCGCGGAGCTCGCCGAGCCCGCCACGAACATCCGCTACGGCATCACCTATCTCACGGGCGCCTGGAGGCTGGCGGGCGGCGATATCTGCACGACGGTCATGAAATACCGCGCGGGCCACGGGGAGACACGCTTCTCCTATCGCTCGGTGCACTATTGCCAGCGTGTCCGTGCGATCCTGACCGCCCAGGGCTATCCCGTCACGGGGGAGGTGCCGACCCCGACCTTCGGCGATCCGGTCGTCGGGGCGATCGGCCCCGTCGCGCGCGGAAAGACAGGACGCCGCAAGAGCCGGGTGAACTGGGCTACCTACGATTCCCGTATGCGCAACCTCACCAAGGTTGGCTCTTCGACTCTACGCATCATGCAGTGA